The Borrelia hispanica CRI genomic interval TGTTTTAAAATCTGTTAATGAATATATTTTGGAGAGACAAAAAATAGATTTTGTAGATACTGATTTTGATTATATTAAGAAAAATATTATTAAAAATAATAATATTAGTTCTGAGTCCAATGGTTATTGGATTTCAGTGATATTAAGTTCGGTTTTTTGGTATGATTCTGTTATAGATACTTTTAGTAATAAATTTATTGATGATAATTTAAGTAAAGATAGAATAAATATGTTATTTAAGAAGATCGATTTTAAGAAAGGAACGGAGATTGTATTAATTCCAAGTAATGATGATTAATTTTCATTATATTGTTTTGTTTTTAATTGATTTTGTCTTTAAAAAGGATTAATAGTTCTCCCGGTATTAATCCTTTTGTTTGCCATAATAATTTTTCTAATTTTATGGCCCATTTTTCATATTCTTTAAATTCAGTTTTAGAGAAGTAATTAGTGTTAATTAAATAATTTGCGATATTTTCTTTTGGAAGCGCAGTTGTGTATGCATAAAATTCATTAATTACTAAGTAATTGAATGTGACATCATAACCGATGTTATCTAAAAAATTAATCCAAGATTTTTTGTTGTTTGGTGAAATATGTTTATTCCAAAAGTTAACAATTGCTTTATTGAAATTGTTGTCTGTAAAAAAATACATGTGTAGCATTTCATGCATAAAGATTCTCATTTGGTCTGTTTTTGACATAATTTCATCTTCAGAATAAGTTGCAAATGCAATATTTTTTGATTTGCTTTTAATTTTTATTGTGTTGTTTTCAAGATATGCTAATTTGTTGGCTATAATTAAGTTTTTTAAAATTATTTCTTCTTTATTTAATTTAATATTTAATTTTTGTGCTTCATTAAAAAACGTGATTATGTCTTGAAGTCTATAATCATGACCACCCCATCCTATTTTATTTTCTAGTTCAGTATTTGATAATAATTTTCCTCTAAATTCTTTTTTTTCGAGAAAGAATGCCATTCTTTTTAACATTAAGGCTTGATCGTGCAATGTTTTAAATTTTATTATGTATATATTAGGATTTGCTATGAAATTAAAGAATTCAAAAGAATCTCTTCTGTAATTTTTTTTTGTATAGTTGAAAATGAGTTTTAAGTCAGCATTTATTGGTTTATTTATTTCATAATAATCATTCATATTAATATATCCAATTTCATTAATTTGAATCATATTGTCGTTTTTAGTAGATTTTATTTCATCATTGTGATTTTCTAGTGATGTGTACTTGATGAGATTTGATAGTACTATTTTTTGTGATTCTTTTTTTGAATATAAATTTGTTATTATGGGATTTAATATTGTTTTTTTTGATTTAAAGCCTATTATTGGAAACATGTTTTTATTGAGATTAAAGCTAATAGAATATCCATCCTTGTCAATGAATATTTTAAATTTTTGGGGATCTGTTTTTGTTATTTGTATATTGGATTTTTTTATTTCGATGTTATTAAAATTGATAGATTTAATATTATTTATTTTGATTTCTAAGCTCATTGTTTGCTCTTGATTAATGATTGTTGGGATATTGTATGAGTAACTTTTGTTTTGGGTGTTAATTTTGATATTTGCATTTTTATTGCTCTTGATATTTAATGTGAGATGATCTATTTTTTCGTTATTACAGTATACTATTTTTTTATCATTGTTGATGGTTATGCATTTCTTTTTATTATTAGTTTCGTTGCTCGCATAAAGGCTTGTAAAGAAGATTAACATCATTAAAATTCTTTTCATTACGTACTCTATTATAATGAAAAGAATGTGATAAATGAAAATTTAAGCAAATTTTTTACATCCTCTAGGGGAATCGAACCCCTGTTGCCAGGATGAAAACCTGGAGTCCTAGGCCACTAGACGAAGAGGACAAAAAATTGAGCTCAGTAGGACTCGAACCTACGACTCTCGCCTTAAAAGGGCGATGCTCTACCAACTGAGCTATGAGCCCGAAAATAAAATCAAGTCTATCAAATCTAATTGTATCATTTATCTTAAACAATGTCAACACCCTTAGGATGAACAAAACCATCATTATTTTAATGAGCTGCACAGGACTCGAACCTGTAACCGGCGGGTTAAGAATCCGCTGCTCTAACCACCTGAGCTAGCAGCCCGTCATTTATATGAACTAATAAATAGAATAAATACTTCAAGACATAATGTCAAGAATTGTGATTATTTTTTTCTATCTTTTGTAGTAGATTTTTTGCTTCTAAATGATTAGGATTTAATGTCAACAGTTTTGTTAAAGTTTCTTTTGCTAGAATTTTATTCTTAGCATTAATTCTTGACTTTGCAAGTTTTAATAGTATATTTTGATTGTTTGGGAAAAATCTTAAAGCGTTTTCATATGCAAAATCAGCTTCATTATATCTCTCAAGTTTATAAAAAGAATCTGCAGTTAAGATATATACTTTAGCTATTCGAGCTCCATTGGCGTCAAGCCCGATATATTTTTGAAAATGTTTGAGAGCTTTTTTATATTGTCCTTGAAAAAAGTAAGCTTCTCCTAATGCTTGAATTATTCTTGAATCATGTTTTTTTATTTCAAGTCCTTTAATAGATTCTAGTTCAGCTTTTTTATATTCTCCTGTTGCTATTAAGCTCCATATGAGTATTACTCTTGCATCTAAATTATTTGGATTATTTTTTATTTCATTTTGAGTATTTATAATTGCTTCTTGAAATTTGCCTTGCCTGTAGAGTAAAAGGGAATCTTCTTTTACTTGTGCTTGTATTTTGATTGTTAGGCATAAAAGTAGCAAGCAAAGGATTATTCTTAATTTTGAGTCAAAATGTTTATTTGTCATTTTGCCATTTTTCCTCCATTTCACAATTTCCGTTAAATGAGGCTCCTGCTTCTATGAATAGTTCTTTTGTTGTTATGTTGCCAATTAATTTACCAGTTTTATAAATTTTGATTGTCTCTAAAGCCTCTACATTCCCTTTCATTGTACCATGATTGAGAAAATTATTACATTTAATTTCTGCTTCCACATGGGCTTTTTCTCTTAGATATATTGAACTTGTAGAATTTATGAATCCTTTGAGTATGCCATCAATGATTATCGGTTTACTACTTTCTATATATCCTTCAAAGTTAAAATTACTCTTTATGACATTTTGGGTGCCGTTTTCTTCAAATTCTAGGGTGTCTATGCTCAATGTTTCTCCTAAAAATGAATGCTTATTTTTATTTTAAGCATTCATTTTTTATTTTACATTTAAATTTTAGCTTGTTGATTTTTAGATTTTAATCTCTTCTTTGTCCCAAAAATCTTAGTAAGTATAAAAATAAATTTATGAAATCTAGGTAAAGTTTTAAAGAAGCTACTACTGCCATTCTATTTTTGATTTCAGTACCATCTTCTAACATATTATCCATTTTAGAAATATTTTGAACATCATAGGCTGTTAATCCTGTAAATAAAATGACACCTAAAATTGAGATTAAAAAATTAAGACCTGAACTTCTGAAGAACATGTTAAGTATAGATGCGATGATGATGCCCCATAATCCCATCATAAAATAGCTACCCATTTTTGTAAGATCTGTACTTGTTGTGTGTCCATAAAATGACATTGCAAGGAAGGTTAAAGAAGTAATTCCAAATGTATAAAATATTGAACCTTGAGTATATATCATAAATATAGAAGATAATGTTACTCCTGTTAAAGCTGAGTACATGAGAAAAAGAGCTGTTGCTGTCCCACTTGATATCCTATTAATTGCACCACTTATTGCATAAACAAAGCCGAATTGTATAAGTATTATGGCTATATATGACATTGGATTTGTAAATATTATGGCTCTAATTATTGCATTTTCAGATGTTGTGTATGCAAATATTGCAGATATTAAAAGCCCAACTGACATTAATCCAAAAACATGAGCCAAAAATTTATTTTTTATTTTTATTTCTTGTTTATCTTGCGTTAATTCAAGCATTATGATTCCTCCTTATTTGTTGTTTTGTTCGTTAAATTTTTTACATAGTTCATTAAATGTTGCATTTGGAACTTTGCCATATCTTAAAAATTCCATTGAAAACTCAGCTTTTCCTTGTGTAGATGATCTTAAAACAGTTGAAAATCCAAACATTTCACTTAACGGTACTTCGGCTTCGACCTTTGAGAAAGTGCCTTCTTCAGAAGACCCTAAAATTATTCCTCTTCTTTGATTGAGTAGGCCAAACATATTTCCTTGGAATTCTGTTGGGCCTTCAAGAGTTACTTTCATGATTGGTTCTAGTATTGTAGGTTTTGCCTTATTATAAGCTTCTCTAAATGCTCCAATTGCTGCTAATTGAAATGCAATATCTGATGAATCAACAATATGGTATTGTCCATCATTAATTGTAATTTTGATTCCAACAATTGGGAATCCAATTAAGGTTCCCTTTTCCATAGCCTTTTGGAATCCTTTATCACATGATGGAATATATTCTGTTGGAATTACTCCACCTTTTATAAGATTGACAAATTCGTAAGTTTGTTCTTCTGTATCAAGTGGTTCCATAAATCCGGCAACTCTTCCAAACTGCCCTGCACCGCCTGATTGTTTTTTATGAGTATAATTAAATTCTGCTTTTTCTGTAATAGTTTCTCTATATGCTACTTGGGGCATTCCTGTTTCAACTTCGGCTTTAAATTCTCGTTTCATTCTCTCAATATAGACTTCTAAGTGTAATTCACCCATTCCTTGTATTATTGTTTCTTTTGATTCACTATCTACATAAGTTTTAAATGTAGGATCTTCTTTAGTAAATCGTCCAAGAGCTTTAGCCATATTGTCAGCTGATTTTTTATCTTTGGGTTTGATTGATAGAGATATTACTGGTTCTGGGATATACATTGATGTCATTGAGTAATTAATAGAAGGGTCACAGAATGTATCTCCTGATGCGCATTCTATCCCAAATAAAGCCACAATATCGCCACTGCTTCCAAATTCAATGTCCTCAGTATTATTGGCATGCATTCTAATGAGTCTTCCAACTTTAAACTTTTTAGAAGTTCTTGAATTTATTAATTCTTGTCCTTTTTTTAAAACTCCTTGATATATTCTGACATAAGTTAATTGTCCATATTGTCCGTCTTCTAGTTTAAAAGCTAATGCTACAGTTGGTAATGTTTCGTCAGTTTTAAGTTGAATTTCTTTTTCATTTGCATTTAAGTCAAGTGCTACGTTTTGAATATCATGAGGCGAAGGTAAAAATTTATTTACAGCATCAAGTAAAAGCTGTACTCCTTTGTTTTTATATGCAGAACCCATAAATACTGGACAAAGTTTTAAAGATAAAGTTCCTGTCCTAATTGCTTCGTATATTGTCTCAAGAGCCACATTTTTTCCTTCCATATGTAGTTCCATAAGTTCATCATTAAAATCAGATAAAGCATCAAGCATTATTTTGCGCTTTTCTTCAGCTTTATTTAACAATTCAGCAGGAATTTCTTTTTCTATAATTTCTGTTCCATCTTTACCTTCAAAGTAATAGGCTTTCATCACAACAAGATCAACAACTCCCATGTGCTTATCTTCAAGTCCAATTGGAATTTGCATTAAAACTGAATTTAAACCAAGTTTATCTTTAAGTTGATCTTTTACATTACTAGGATTTGCCCCAGTCTTATCACATTTATTCACGAAAGCAAGTCGTGGTACATTATATCTTTTTAATTGTCTATCAACTGTAATTGATTGAGATTGGACTCCTGCAACGGAATCAAGAACAAGTATTGCTCCATCTAAAACTCTAAGTGAGCGTTCAACTTCAATTGTGAAATCAACGTGACCTGGAGTATCAATAATATTGATTGGATGATTTTTCCATTCAACATGAGTTGCGGCTGATGCAATTGTGATACCTCGTTCTTTTTCAAGTTCCATTGAATCCATTGTTGCTCCAACACCATCTTTTCCCTTAACTTCATGAATAGCGTGAATTTTGTTACAATAAAATAGAATACGTTCTGTGAGTGTGGTTTTCCCTGAGTCGATATGAGCACTAATACCTATGTTGCGCAATTTTTTGTAGTCCATGGAATATTTCCTCCTGAGCGTGTATTACTTAGAACATTAATTGTCTTTAGTATTCTACATGATTTTTTTAGAAAAGTCTATTTTAAACTCTTTAAGTTGTCTTTGGCTTGAGAGAGTTTTATTTTAAGAAAAGATAAATAACTTTAATTGAAGTATAAATTAGGTATGTTTCTATTCTTAATTGATTTTATTTGACAAAAGTTTTCATATTAACATTTATAATATTTGTCTAATACATAAATGTATAAGCTATGAAAGTGTTAATGTTATTTATTAGTTATTATAAGATTTTTGATGTTAAGAATTATTTTGTTTTATTTTTTTGTTAGGTATTATATCTTTTGCATTATTTTATAAAAGTTGTTTTGTAAAGAAAGTTTGTTATATTGAGATTTGCTTGACTAAGTTGTGTTAAACATATACATTTAATTATAAGGAATATATCATTTAGTAAATTTTGATTTTATTGATTAAAAATACTTAACATTATTTAATGAATTTACTCTTTCTTTACTTTATATTTTATACTCCTAAGAATAACTATTGGAGGATATAAGTTTGAATACTTTAACAATATCTCATGAATTGAGTAAGATATGTCAGGTTGATTATGATTCTGCTTTGTCTGAACTTTCTGTATTTTTTAAAGACGGAAGAGCTTATAAGTATTTTAAAATTGAGCCAAGACACTTTAACATAATATCTAAACTTGTACAAGAAAAAAAATCAGTTGGGAAATATTTAACTGAACACATATTTAACAAGTATGATCAAGAAAGGCTTTAGATTTTAAATTTATTTTTTAATTGGCTAAGAAGGATTGTTATTAAAATCCTTCTTAGTATAGAAATCTTTTTTTCGTTTATGTTACTTTATAATTTATTTAAAGAAGGGAGGATTGTATTTGCGTTTTTTTGTGATAAAGTTTATCATGTAGTTTAAGTTATTTGGTGGCCTATTGTTTATTTTATTTTATGGGGGCTGTAAGAGATGAGGAAAAAATTAATTTTTATAACATTATTATTAGTTTCACTTTTTAGTACATCTTATGCCAAAGTTATATATTTTTCAGCAGGATTTAGTACACAAATTAGTCTTGAATCACTTTCTTTTTTTGGGCAAAAAACAGGTACAATATTGGATAAATTGATGAGTTCTGAATTGTTTCCTATATTGAAAAATATTAGGGTTAATTTGTTTAATCAGATAAAAGAATTTGAAAATAGTGCACATAAGTTGCATAATTCTTTTCAAAAAAATTTATCTCTTTTTATTCAACTGTATAAGAAAAGGAAAAGTGGAAGTGGTTCACAGGTAGGAGATATGGATGATTCTGACCTTGATGGGTTTGGACCACTTTTAAATAGTACTCATAATTTGAGATCATTTGTATTTGAATTGAGCAAATTACATCGCAACGGTACTTTTAGAAAGTTAGGTGAAAGTGGCTCGCATTTGAAAGAGCTTATAGTGGATTTGGAAAACACAGCAAAACAGGCCCTTAGTCTTAAGGATTCTTTGTTTGCTCAATTAAATGAATTTGGAGTCTATAATCAAGATGACTTGATGAAAATATGGAATGAAATTTCCACTCCTGGAACTAATTTGAATGATGCTTTGAGGCAGAAAGTTTCACCTTTGTTTAGTAGCGGATTTCAAGGTTATTTTCAAGTTGGACTTCCTATTTTTCAAAGTAATTTTTATTATGGTTTCGAACTTGGATTTGGGATGAATCTTGGAAGGCTTATTGTTCCGCATTTAAGACTTTTAGAATCTTCTTATCCTGTTAAGTTGGGAATGGGCATTATGCCAAGATTGTTTGTTAAATATGATATTTACTATTTGGCAGCTACTCTGTTTTCAGGTTTTGGTGACAGATCTTTAGTTGTAGATCCTATTTATGTAGGAAATTTAACAAGTAAGAATAAGATAACCAATCCTTTTAGTGTTATTGAAACGGGTCTTAGATTAAGGTTGGCTTTTCTTAATTTTGAATCATCAGTATTATTTTCTATTAATGATTTCAAGTATAGAGACTTAAGAGTTGGGCTTGGGTTTGAAATACCAATAGTTATTTAGATAATAGCATCATTATTTATGGGTATAAATAGATATGTAGATATTTTTTATTGATGATATATGTCTATATGTTGCTATCTATGTTATTAATTTAGCTTTTTAAGTTAGTGTTAGGTTTTTTTATATGTATAAGGGGTTGTTCCTTTGTTTACTTTATTTTGTGTTGTCTTGTAAAACTTTTGATAAAGATTATCAAACTATAGCAGGTGAGTATTATAAGCTTGCAAAGTTAAATGAAGAACTTGGTAAT includes:
- a CDS encoding Bax inhibitor-1/YccA family protein, translating into MLELTQDKQEIKIKNKFLAHVFGLMSVGLLISAIFAYTTSENAIIRAIIFTNPMSYIAIILIQFGFVYAISGAINRISSGTATALFLMYSALTGVTLSSIFMIYTQGSIFYTFGITSLTFLAMSFYGHTTSTDLTKMGSYFMMGLWGIIIASILNMFFRSSGLNFLISILGVILFTGLTAYDVQNISKMDNMLEDGTEIKNRMAVVASLKLYLDFINLFLYLLRFLGQRRD
- a CDS encoding bactofilin family protein: MSIDTLEFEENGTQNVIKSNFNFEGYIESSKPIIIDGILKGFINSTSSIYLREKAHVEAEIKCNNFLNHGTMKGNVEALETIKIYKTGKLIGNITTKELFIEAGASFNGNCEMEEKWQNDK
- the fusA gene encoding elongation factor G, producing MDYKKLRNIGISAHIDSGKTTLTERILFYCNKIHAIHEVKGKDGVGATMDSMELEKERGITIASAATHVEWKNHPINIIDTPGHVDFTIEVERSLRVLDGAILVLDSVAGVQSQSITVDRQLKRYNVPRLAFVNKCDKTGANPSNVKDQLKDKLGLNSVLMQIPIGLEDKHMGVVDLVVMKAYYFEGKDGTEIIEKEIPAELLNKAEEKRKIMLDALSDFNDELMELHMEGKNVALETIYEAIRTGTLSLKLCPVFMGSAYKNKGVQLLLDAVNKFLPSPHDIQNVALDLNANEKEIQLKTDETLPTVALAFKLEDGQYGQLTYVRIYQGVLKKGQELINSRTSKKFKVGRLIRMHANNTEDIEFGSSGDIVALFGIECASGDTFCDPSINYSMTSMYIPEPVISLSIKPKDKKSADNMAKALGRFTKEDPTFKTYVDSESKETIIQGMGELHLEVYIERMKREFKAEVETGMPQVAYRETITEKAEFNYTHKKQSGGAGQFGRVAGFMEPLDTEEQTYEFVNLIKGGVIPTEYIPSCDKGFQKAMEKGTLIGFPIVGIKITINDGQYHIVDSSDIAFQLAAIGAFREAYNKAKPTILEPIMKVTLEGPTEFQGNMFGLLNQRRGIILGSSEEGTFSKVEAEVPLSEMFGFSTVLRSSTQGKAEFSMEFLRYGKVPNATFNELCKKFNEQNNK
- a CDS encoding KTSC domain-containing protein; the protein is MNTLTISHELSKICQVDYDSALSELSVFFKDGRAYKYFKIEPRHFNIISKLVQEKKSVGKYLTEHIFNKYDQERL
- a CDS encoding tetratricopeptide repeat protein; this translates as MTNKHFDSKLRIILCLLLLCLTIKIQAQVKEDSLLLYRQGKFQEAIINTQNEIKNNPNNLDARVILIWSLIATGEYKKAELESIKGLEIKKHDSRIIQALGEAYFFQGQYKKALKHFQKYIGLDANGARIAKVYILTADSFYKLERYNEADFAYENALRFFPNNQNILLKLAKSRINAKNKILAKETLTKLLTLNPNHLEAKNLLQKIEKNNHNS